The nucleotide sequence ACCGTTCTGAGGACCGTTCTGAGGACCGTTGTGGGGACCGTCGCGGGGACACTGCGGCCACGAACGACAGCGCGGCCCGAGCACCGGCTTCCTCCACTGGGAGGCGCCGCGCTCGGGCCGCGCTCGTCGTGCCGGGGTCAGTGACCGCGTGGCACGTGGGGCATGATCGCGTCCGGCGGGATGACGCCCAGCTTTCCCGATTGGTAGTCCAGCATCGTCTGCTGCAGTTCCTCCCGGGTGTTCATCACGAACGGTCCGTAGTGCACCATCGGCTCGCGGATCGGTTCGCCACCCAGCAGGATGACTTCGAGGGCCTGGGTGCGGCTGTCCTGCTTCTCATCCGCAGTTAGCGTGACGCGGTCACCCGCGCCGAAGACCGCCAGTTGACCGGCGTGGATCGCTGTCCGTTCCTCGCCGACCGTACCCGAGCCGGCCATGACGTAGGCCAGGGCGTTGTATTCGGCCTGCCACGGCATCGACAGTTGCTGACCGGGATGGATCGTTGCGTGTATCAGGGTGATCGGGGTGTGAGTCGAGCCGGGGCCGCGGTAGCCGTCGACCTCTCCGGCGATGACCCGGAGCAGCGCGCCACCGTCGGGGCTGGCGAGCAGGGTGATCTGGCCGGACTCGATGCCCTGGTACTTCGGCGCAAGGAACTTGTCCTTCGCGGGCAGGTTCACCCAGAGCTGGAAACCGTGGAAAAGGCCGCCGGCCTCGACGAGCTTCTCCGGCGGGGTCTCGATGTGCAGCAGTCCGGCTCCTGCGGTCATCCACTGGGTCGAGCCCTCGGTGATCACGCCGCCACCGCCGTGGGTGTCCTGGTGGATGAACTGGCCCTCGATCAGGTACGTGACCGTCTCGAAGCCACGGTGCGGATGCCAGTGGGTGCCCTTGGGCTCCCCGGCGGGGTAGTCGACCTCGCCCATCTGGTCCATCATGATGAACGGGTCGAGGTACTCATAACGAACTCCGGCCAGCGCGCGGCGAACGGGAAAGCCCTCGCCCTCCAGACCGGCGGGTGCGGTCGAGATCGCCAGCACCGGGCGCTCGACGTCCCCCAAGGAACTCGCCTTCACGCGTGGCAGTGCGAGCGTGTCGGCGGTAATGGCAGCCATCTCTGTAAGCCTCCTAGGTCGTTGCGTCTGCAACTATACGGCTCAACCAGGGGTGCTCTGTCGGTATTCCGGCCGACTCCGTGTCATCAGCGCCGCGATGAGCACCGCCACCAGCGGCACGAGAACCGCTGTCCCGATGATATTGGGCCACCACGGCACGGCGAAGGGGTGTGGATCCACGACTGTCGCGCTGCCACCGAAGTCCTTGTGCGCCTGGCCCCGTTCGGCCCAGATGACCATCCAGGGCGGGACGAAGCCCAGCAGTGTGCCGAGCAGGGCACCGATGACCCCGACGACCGCGGCCCGCGCCATCGACAGCCGGCGCCGCGTCGACAGCGGCGCGCCCACGGCCCACAGGGTGGCCAGGTCGGGCCGCGAGTCCACCATGGCCAGCGACGTGGCCAGCGCGGTCGCCCCGGCGGCCACGGTGACCGCCACACCCAGTGCGATGAGGATTATCCAGCCCTGCTGGTCGGAGTAACCGCGTTCGAACTGCGGGCTCAGCCGGTGGTCGGCCAGCGCTGCCGTGACCGCTTGTTCCTCGGTCGCGGTGGCCGGCCGGGTCAGGTGGGCGACCACAGCCAGTGGAGTCGGACGTAGACCGATCCGCAGCGCGGTCTGCGGGGTGAGGAACAGGCCGACACCGCTGCTGAACCCCGACCTGAGCACGGTGGCGTTGAGGGTGACCATCCGCAGCGGGTTCATCTTCCCGTCGGGCGTGACCTGGTCCAGTTCGAGGCTGGCCTGGCCGCCGTGCTGATCCAGCGCCGAGGCAACCACGACCGACCCTGAGGCCAGCGCCCGCTCGGCGGCCGGGTCATGCACACCGGTCAGCAGGAAGAGGTCGCCCGGATCGATGACGACGCTCGAGTCGAGCAGCGTCGGGCGTGAATAGATGACGCCACCGCAGCGGCGGGCATCGGCCGCCGGGGGCAGCGACGAGCCCGGTTGGGCACCGCACGCCTGGTCGGCCGGGCGCGACACGGTCACCGCAGTGCAGGTGTCGGCGCGCGCCATCGGCCCGCAACCGGCGGCACTGATGGTTGCGCTCTGGCTGGTGGGCAGGTACTGCTCCAACGCGCGGCGAGCTGAGGCCAGCGTCTGCTCGGTCGCCGCCGTGCTCGCCGCGGACCCTGCGTTGAAGGGCAGATCGGTGCCGAGCTGGACGAGGACTCCGCCAGGCGGGAGGGCGGGCGTGTACATGGCCCGGTCGCGAGCGGCCGTGCTGGCCGCGAAGATGGCGATCGATACTGCGGCGGTCGTCGCGGCCAGGACCGCGGCGAGCGCGGGTACCGCCGCGGTGCGGTTGCGTGAGGCGTCGCGAACGGCGATCCGGATCGAGACCGGCAGCCGAGGTCCGGCCAGTGCCGCCACGCTCAGCAGGCCGGGCGTCAGAGCGAGAATCCCCAACTCGCACAGGGCGATTCCGGGCAGGATCCACAGCGCGTCAAGTCGCCGGGTGCCGATGATGCTCAGGATCAATCCGAGCCCGGCGGCAATCACCCCCAGTACCGACGACCGCCAGGGGGCCTTCGTTGCCCCGCGACGTCCGGCCAGCGCGGCGACCACGTCGACCCGTGACGCCCAACGAGCCGGTAGCAGGGCTCCCGCCAGCGCCGAGACGACACCCAGCAGGGCGATCGCCGCCAGCTCCAGCGGCCGGAGCCGTAGCGGTCCGAGTACGCCCGCATGCTCGGCACGCAGGACGACCGCGGTCCCGATGCCGAGCAGGATTCCCAGCAACGAGGCCAGCACGCCCAGCACCAGACCCTCGGACAGCATCGAACGGGCGAGTTGGCGCCGGGTCCCACCGACGGCAGCGAGCAACGCCATGTCCCGTTGTCGACGGCGCGCGCTGACGGCGAACGCCGGTCCGGCGAGCAGGGCCAACTGCAGGATCACCAGGCCGACGGCGACGAAGATCGTCAGCGCCAGGCGGGCTGAGGCCGAGGTCCGCTGGTGCTGGAAGTAGGCAACGGCGGACTTCGGCGGGGGATTGAGGATGACTGCCCGCGAACTGACCAGATAGCCGGCCTCGTTCAGCCGCAGTACATCGGCCCAGCTCACACCGCCCGCGCTCGTCACCAACCACCGTGCCGTGCTCTGGTCCAGGGCGAGGCCGAGCCGGGCCGTCGTGGCCGACGTGACCCACGCCTGGTCCTCTGCGCCCTGGTACACGTCGTGCACGATCCCCACGACCGTGAGTTGGTTCGCCCCGCCGCCGGCGACCGTCCCCCGCAGTGACATCGTCGCTCCGATGTCGAGATGGGCATCCCGGGCCAGCTTGTCGCTGATGACGGCCTGCCCGGTTGCCGTTGCCCAGCGTCCGGACGTGCGGGTCAGGGCCGGGCGGATGGCCGCGTCGCCGAGATCCTGCTCGACGATGCTCACGTGCAACGCGCCGGCCGCGGTGTTGACGAGAACGTCGGTGGAGTTCACCTGCGTCACTGACGCGGTGGGCAACAGTGATCGAATCTCGCCGGCCGAGCCGATGGTCCGGAGCGTCTCGCCCTCGTTCAGCCGACCCGAGTAGGAGTCGCCGAGGACGTCCTGCTCGACGTGCGCGCCGGTGAACGTCACCTTCGCATCGGCATCGCCCATCCGTGAGGCCACCGCCTGCAGCGGACTCAGCGGGTTGCTGCGGGCGAAGACGTCGGCCGCGGCAACGACCGTCACGGGAAACGTGATCAGCACGATGATCAGGACGCTGCGCAGCCGGTTGCGGCGCACGGTTCGCCACCCCATCCGCAGCAGCGCGCGGCGAGCGGCCACCCCCGGCCGCCGCGGCGGCCGGGCGG is from Jatrophihabitans telluris and encodes:
- a CDS encoding pirin family protein; the protein is MAAITADTLALPRVKASSLGDVERPVLAISTAPAGLEGEGFPVRRALAGVRYEYLDPFIMMDQMGEVDYPAGEPKGTHWHPHRGFETVTYLIEGQFIHQDTHGGGGVITEGSTQWMTAGAGLLHIETPPEKLVEAGGLFHGFQLWVNLPAKDKFLAPKYQGIESGQITLLASPDGGALLRVIAGEVDGYRGPGSTHTPITLIHATIHPGQQLSMPWQAEYNALAYVMAGSGTVGEERTAIHAGQLAVFGAGDRVTLTADEKQDSRTQALEVILLGGEPIREPMVHYGPFVMNTREELQQTMLDYQSGKLGVIPPDAIMPHVPRGH
- a CDS encoding ABC transporter permease, translating into MSAIAPPAPGGSHSPAPAPARPPRRPGVAARRALLRMGWRTVRRNRLRSVLIIVLITFPVTVVAAADVFARSNPLSPLQAVASRMGDADAKVTFTGAHVEQDVLGDSYSGRLNEGETLRTIGSAGEIRSLLPTASVTQVNSTDVLVNTAAGALHVSIVEQDLGDAAIRPALTRTSGRWATATGQAVISDKLARDAHLDIGATMSLRGTVAGGGANQLTVVGIVHDVYQGAEDQAWVTSATTARLGLALDQSTARWLVTSAGGVSWADVLRLNEAGYLVSSRAVILNPPPKSAVAYFQHQRTSASARLALTIFVAVGLVILQLALLAGPAFAVSARRRQRDMALLAAVGGTRRQLARSMLSEGLVLGVLASLLGILLGIGTAVVLRAEHAGVLGPLRLRPLELAAIALLGVVSALAGALLPARWASRVDVVAALAGRRGATKAPWRSSVLGVIAAGLGLILSIIGTRRLDALWILPGIALCELGILALTPGLLSVAALAGPRLPVSIRIAVRDASRNRTAAVPALAAVLAATTAAVSIAIFAASTAARDRAMYTPALPPGGVLVQLGTDLPFNAGSAASTAATEQTLASARRALEQYLPTSQSATISAAGCGPMARADTCTAVTVSRPADQACGAQPGSSLPPAADARRCGGVIYSRPTLLDSSVVIDPGDLFLLTGVHDPAAERALASGSVVVASALDQHGGQASLELDQVTPDGKMNPLRMVTLNATVLRSGFSSGVGLFLTPQTALRIGLRPTPLAVVAHLTRPATATEEQAVTAALADHRLSPQFERGYSDQQGWIILIALGVAVTVAAGATALATSLAMVDSRPDLATLWAVGAPLSTRRRLSMARAAVVGVIGALLGTLLGFVPPWMVIWAERGQAHKDFGGSATVVDPHPFAVPWWPNIIGTAVLVPLVAVLIAALMTRSRPEYRQSTPG